CTCCGACCGCAAGCGCATCGAGTACGGCGCCTTCGACACCACGGGGCGGGTGGCGACCCGGCTGCTGGAGCTGGCCGACCGGTACGGGGAGAAGACCAACAGCGGCGTGCGGGTGGCCCTGCCCCTGTCGCAGGACGAGCTGGCCGGCTGGACCGGCGCCTCCCGCGAGGCCGTCAGCAAGGCGCTGCGCACCCTGCGGGACCGAGGCCTGATCGAGACCGGCAGGCGGCGCGTGGTGATCCACGATCTCGAAGGGTTGCGCAAGCGAGCAAGGTGACCCCTGGGGAGAAACCGGACGTACGCCGTACGTCATAGTGGAGGGCATGGTCGCACTCACCCCCCAGGACGACACCCGGATGCGTTACGCCTGGCAGGTGTGCGCGGTCACCAGCCTGGGCCTCGTCCTCATCGGCATCGCCGGCAGCACGCTGAACGTGGCGCTGCCGACCGTGGTGCGGCACTTCCACGCGGACGCCCTGGAGTCGAACTGGATCCTCCTGTCGTTCCTGCTGGTCAACACGGCGAGCCTGGTGTTCTTCGGCCGCGTGGCCGACCTGCTCGGCAGGCGTGAGGTGTACCTGGCGGGGTTCGCGCTGTTCACCGTGGCCTCGCTGCTGGCCGGGCTGTCGCCGTCGGTGTGGTTCCTGATCGCGATGCGCGTGTTACAGGCGATCGGCGCCGCGATGATCCTGGCGAACGGCACCGTCATCATCACCGACGCCTTCCCGCCCGACCGGCTCAGCCAGGGCATGGGCGTCTACATCGGCACGCTGTCGGTGGCCCAGCTCGCCGGGCCGACGCTCGGCGGCCTGATCGCCGAGGCGGCCGGCTGGCAGTGGATCTTCTGGGTGAACGTGCCCGCCGGGCTGCTGGCGCTGGGCGTGGGCGCGGCCATCTTACGGAAGATGCCCAGGCAGCCGAAGGAGCCGGTGGACGGGCTGGGCAACGTGCTGGTGTTCGCGGCGCTGTCGGCGCTGCTGCTGGCCCTGTCCACGGCCGGGTCGAGCGGGCTGTCCAGCCCCGTCGTGCTGGTGGGGGCGGGCCTGTTCGTGCTGCTGGTGCCGCTGACCGTATGGGCCGAGCGGCGGGCCCCCAACCCGGTGCTGGACCTGCGGCTGTTCGGCGGGCGGCTGCTGACCTGCGCGAACCTGGCCTCCTTCTGCAACGCGCTGGCCCGTTCCGCGCTGATCCTGGTGGTGGCGCTGTACTTCCAGGCCGCCAGGGGCGTGGACGCGTTCGAGGCGGGGCTCAGCGTGCTGCCCGTGCCGGTCGGGATCGGGCTGGCCTCGCCGATCGTGGGCCTGCTGGGGCAGCGGGTCTCGCCGTACGCGCTGTCGATCGGCGGCGCGGTGCTGAGCGCGGCCGGGCTCGGCACGCTGATGCTGACGGCCGACCCCGCCACGCCGTACTGGGTGATCGGGATCGGCTTGTTCGTGGCGGGCTGCGGCAGCGGAACGTTCCTGACGGGCAACACCACGCAGGTCATGCGGGCACTGCCGGCCGGCAGCCTGGGCGTGGTCAACGGCTTCCGCGTCATGGTGATGAACGTCGGCATCGTGATCAGCGTCGGCCTGTCGCTCAGCGTGCTGACCGCCTCGGTGGGGCCGGCCGTGCGCGCCCAGGTGTACGCGGGCACCCTGTCCACGCTGTCACCGGTGGCGGTGGGCCAGCTCATGGACGGGTTCCAGCGGGCGTACGCGGTGCTGTTCTGCGTCGCGCTGCTCGGCGCGCTGCTGGCCGCCTTCGCCCGGCCTCAGAGCGCGGCGGCCAGGCGGGACTCCACGTCGCGGTAGCGGGCGACGGGCACGAGGTGCACGCCGGCGAAGGCGCCGGAGTCGCGCAGCGCGAGGACCTGCTCGCAGGCCGCCTCCACCCCCGCCATGCGGTCCGCCGCCACCGCCTCGATCAGCTTCTCGGGCAGCGCGATGTCCGGGATCGCGGCGGCCAGGGTGCGCGCGTGCCGCTCGCTGGCCAGCACCATGACGCCGGCGTAGACGGGCACGTCCACCGGGTGCTCCTCGCGCCAGCGCAGCTGCTCCTCGACGGAGAAGCTGACCTGCGAGAACAGGAAGTCGGCCGTACGCTTCCAGGCGGGCAGCGGGCGCAGCCCGGCGGCGGCCCCCACGCGGAAGCCGGGCGAGAAGGCGCGCGCCTCGTCGATCATCGAGCGCACGTTCAGGTCGCTCGTCCGGTTGCCGCTGGTGGGCTTGTCACCGTAGACGAACAGGAACTGGTCCACCCCGTACGCCGCCGCCGTCAGCAGGTCGCGGCGCAGGCCCAGCAGGTTGCGGTCGCGCGAGTTGAGACAGGCGATGCCGCGCCCGCCCATGGCCTCGACCTCGTGCGCCACGGCCACGCTGGAGACCGTCGCGCGGCCGATGTGGTTGTCGGGGATGAGGAACGCCGAAGCGATCTTGCTCATGGTGCCGATCTGGTGCCGTACGTGCTTCAGATCGGGCTTGGTCGGGGGTTCGATCTCGCAGATCAGCTCGAAGGGCATGGACCGGACTCTAACGTCTGGCCGCGAGCGCCTCGATGCCGCCCAGCACGAGGTCGACGCCGAACGTGTCGTACAGCACCGGGTCCGTGCCGTTCACCAGCGGCCCGGCCATCTCCACCAGGTACGGGTAGCGGTCCGCGGGCAGCGTCTGCAACCCGACCTGCTTGGCCCTGACCCGCTCCGCCCTATCGGGCTCGGCCTGCCCGTGGACGGGCGCGTCGGCGATGGCGATGGCGCTCTGCAGCAGGTACTTGGTGATCAGGCAGCTCTCGTCCACGCCGAACCCGGCGGCGCGGGCCAGCCCGAGCGCCTGGTCCCAGACGGCCAGGAAGCTCGGCACCGCGACCGGGTCGATCTGCTCCAGCACGTTCTTGGCGCAGGGGTGCGTGCGCAGCGTCCTGATCAGGCCCTCGGCCAGGTCGCGGAGCTGGGCCTGCCAGGGCCGGTCGTCGGCGGGCCCTGGCGCGAAGCCGCCGATCAGGTGGTCGGCCATGCCGATGAGCAGTTGCTCCTTGTTCTTGTAGTGCCAGTAGAGGGCCATCGGAGTGACGCCCAGGTCCGTGGCCAGGCGGCGGATGGTCACGGCGTCGAGGCCCTCGGTGTCGCCGATCTCCAGGGCCCGCTCGGCGATCGCCTGCGCGGTCAGTTTTCCCATCACGGTTGACAACTATACGACGTACAAGTTCCACTATACGACGTACAAGTACGCTGTATAGGAGGAACCGTCATGCGTTGGTGGGCACTGGTCGCGGTGACCCTGGGCACCTTCATGACCTATTTGGATAACAACGTGGGGAACGTCGCGTTGCCGACGATCCAGCGGGAGCTGGGGCTGACGATCTCCGGCCTGGAGTGGATCGTGAGCTCCTACATCCTGGTCTTCGCCGGGCTCATGCTGGCCGGCGGGCGGCTCGCGGACGTGCTGGGCGCCCGCAGGGTGTTCCTCGGCGGGCTGGCCGTCTTCACGCTGGCCTCGCTGGCCGCCGGGCTGGCCACCTCGGGCGGGATGCTGATCGCCGCGCGGGCCGTGCAGGGCGTCGGCGCCGCGCTACTGACGCCGACCACGCTGGCGCTGATCACCCAGCTCTTCCCCGATCCCGCCGAGCGCGGCCGGGCGGTGGGCATCTGGAGCGCGTCGGGGGCGCTGTCCATGGCGCTCGGGCCCACCCTGGGCGGCCTCATCAGCGAGAACCTGCACTGGGGCTGGATCTACCTGATCAACGTGCCGATCGGCGTGGTCACCGGCGGGCTCGCGCTGTGGGCCGTGCGGCCCGCCTTCACGCGGGTGCGCCGCGGCCTCGACCTGCCGGGCCTGGCCCTGTCGGCGCTGGCCCTGTTCGCGCTGACGTTCGCGCTCATCGAGGGCGAGAGCCTCGGCTGGGCCTCGGCGCCGATCCTGGCGGCGTTCGGCGCGTTCGCCGCGGCGGCCGCGCTGTTCGTGCTGGTCGAGACGCGGGCCGCCGAGCCGATGATCGCGGTCTCGCTGTTCAGGTCGCGCGTCTTCACCGGCGGCGTGCTGACCAGCGGCATCTGGTCGTTCGGGGTGTTCGGCATCTACTTCTTCAGCGCCCTGTGGCTGCAGAACGTGCTCGGCTTCTCGCCCACCCAGGCAGGCGCCTCGTTCGTGCCGATGGCGCTGGTCATGGGCGTCATGGCGATCCTGTCGCAGCAGGTCAGCGCGCGGCTGGGCATCGGCCGCACGGTCGCGCTGGGGATGGCGCTGATGGGAATCGCGATCTACCTCATCTCGCGCGTCGGCGCCGACGGCGACTTCACCGACGTCGCCCCCTGGTTCATCCTGTACGGCCTCGGCGGCGGCCTGCTCGTCCCCCTGACCTCGGCCATCCTGAACGGCATGCCCAAGGAGCGCTCAGGCGTCGCCTCGGGCGTGCTCAACGTCTCCCGCGAGGTCTTCGGCCTGCTCGGCATCACCGTGCTGGGGGCGCTGCTGACAGCCAGGCAGAACGCGAGCGGCCTGCCGCCGCTGCCCGCCTTCCTCGACGGCTACCGGTTCACGCTGGTCGTCGCCGCGGTCGTGGTGCTGGCGGCCATCCCGGTGGCGCTCTACTCGCTGCGCCCCCGGCCGGAGACCATGGAGCCTCAGGCCGCCACCACCCCGGAGACCGTCGGGTCCTCGAACTGAGTGCGGTACAGCTCCTCGTAGCGGCCCCCGGCTGCGAGCAGCTCGGCGTGCGTGCCGCGCTCGACCACCCGGCCGTCCTCGATCACCAGGATCAGGTCGGCGGCCCGGACGGTGGACAGCCGGTGCGCGATCACCACGGCGGTCCTGCCTTCGAGCGCCTCGCCCAGCGCCGCCTGCACGGCCGCCTCGGAGGTGGAGTCGAGCGCCGCGGTGGCCTCGTCCAGGATCACCACGCGCGGCCTGGCCAGCAGCAGGCGGGCGATCGTCAGCCGCTGGCGCTCGCCGCCCGACAGCCGGTAGCCGCGCTCGCCCACCATCGTGTCGAGCCCGTCGGGCAGCGACCTGATGAGCGTGGCCAGCCGGGCGCGGGTGAGGGCGTCCCAGATCTCCTCCTCGCTCGCCTCCGGCCTGGCCAGCAGGAGGTTGGCGCGGATCGTCTCGTGGAAGAGGTGGCCGTCCTGGGTGACCATGCCGAGGGTGTCGCGGATGGAGTCGGCGCTCAGGTCACGGACGTCCACGCCGCCCAGCCGGACGGCGCCCGAGTCCACGTCGTACAGGCGGGGCAGGAGCTGCGCGATCGTGGACTTGCCCGCGCCGGACGAGCCGACCAGCGCCACCATCTGCCCGGGCTCGGCCCGGAACGAGACGCCGTGCAGCACCTCGACGCCGCCGCGCGTGTCGAGCGTGGCCACCTCCTCCAGCGAGGCCAGCGAGACCTTGTCGGCCGAGGGGTAGGCGAAGCGCACGTCGTCGAACTCGACCGTGACGGGCCCGTCCGGCACCTCGCGGGCGTCCGGCTTGTCCTGGATGAGCGGCTTGAGGTCGAGCACCTCGAAGACCCGCTCGAAGCTGACGACCGCGCTCATCACGTCCACGCGGGCGCTGGCCAGGGCCGTCAGGGGCGCGTACAGGCGGGTGAGCAGCATGGCCATCGACACCAGCGCGCCGGGCGCGAGCTGGCCCGCCAGCGCGTAGAAGCCGCCGAGCCCGTACACCAGGGCCAGCGCCAGCGCCGAGACCAGCGTCAGCGCGGTGACGAAGGCCGACTGGGTCATGGCCGAGCGCACCCCGATGTCGCGCACGCGGCGGGCCCTGCTGGCGAACTCGGCCGACTCGTGCGCGGGCCGGCCGAACAGCTTGACCAGCGTCGCGCCCGGCGCGGAGAAGCGCTCGGTCATCTGGGTGCCCATGGCCGCGTTGTGGTCGGCCGCCTCGCGCCGCAGCCGCGCGATCCTGGTGCCCATCCGCCGGGCGGGCAGCACGAACACGGGCAGGAGCAGCAGCGCCAGCAGCGTGATCTGCCAGGAGATGCCGATCATCGCGACGAGCGTCAGCATCAGCGTCACGAGGTTGCCGACCACGCCGGACAGCGTGTCGGTGAAGGCCCGCTGGGCGCCGATCACGTCGTTGTTCAGCCGGCTGACCAGGGCGCCGGTGCGGGTGCGCATGAAGAACGCGACCGGCATCCGCTGGACGTGGTCGAAGACGGCCGTACGCAGGTCGAGGATCAGGTCCTCGCCCAGCCCCGCCGACAGCCACCGGTTCAGCAGGCCGAGCCCCGCCTCCGCGATCGCCAGACCGGCGATCGCCAGCGCCACCGTCACGACCACGCCGATCGGCTCGCCGGTGAAGATGGCGTCCACCACCCGGCCCGCGAGCAGCGGCGCCCCGACCGCCAGGCCCGCCGTCACCACGCTGAGCAGCAGGAAGAAGGAGATCTTGCGGCGGTGCGGGCGTGCGAAGGCGCCGATACGCCGGAGCGTCGCCCTGGACACAGAGCGACGCTCGGGCTTGTTGTTCATCGAGTACAGCTGGTGCCAGGCGGTCACTTCCATGCTCATGGCATGGACGCTACGGCCTCAAGTTAAGTTGAGGTCAAGCGCCGATCTTCTTGTTCCTGGCGTGCCAGACCACGGCCACCGACGGGCGCGGCTGGCTGCTGCCGCCGTCGGGCCAGTGGCTGCTCGGGGTCTCGGGGCTGGCGTCGTCCGTCTCACCGGGGTGCTGCACCGCCACGAAGACGCTGCGCTGGTCGTCGGAGACGAGCGGGCCGCAGGTCTCGGCGCCGATCGGCACGGTGAGGAACTGACGCACGTAGCCGCGCTCCTTGCCCCTGACCGGCATCACGAACAGGCCGTCGTTCTTCTCCAGGGCGTTGCCGTCCGTGGAGATCCACAGGTTGCCGTCCTTGTCGAACGTCACGTTGTCCGGGCAGGAGATCGGCGAGACCTTGGTCTTGTCGAAGCCGGCGAAGTAGGTGGCGGGGTCGTTCGGGTCGCCGCAGACCAGCGGGAGCGACCAGGCGAACGTCTGCTCGCCCGCGTCGTTGCGCCGCTCCACGATCTCCAGCACGTGGCCGTGCTTGTTGGAGGGACGCGGGTTGGCCTCGTCCACCTGGGCGGCGGTGCGGTTGGTGTTGTTGGTCAGGGCCACGTAGACGCCGCCGGTGACCGGGTTGCGCTCCACGTCCTCCGGGCGGTCCATCTTCGTCGCGCCGCCCTCCACCTTGTCGGCAGCCGAACGGGTGTAGACCAGGACCTCCTGGGCGGTCATCCCGTCCACGAACGACCTGTTGCCCGAGACCAGCGGCTTCCACTCGCCGTAGCCGTCGAACTGGCCGTCGGAGGGCAGCTTGCCGGAGCCGTCCAGCTCGGCGGCCGGGCTGTCGCCGGTGAACTTGGCCACGTACAGGGTGCCCTCGTCCAGCAGCGCCCGGTTGTGGCGGTCGAAGCCGGGGATGTAGCGGTCCTTGGAGACGAACTTGTAGATGTACTCGAAGCGCGAGTCGTCGCCCATGTAGACGACCAGGCGGCCGTCGCGGGCCAGCGTCGTCGTGGCGGCCTCGTGGGCGAAGCGGCCGAGCGCGGTGCGCTTGATGGGCGTCGAGTCGGGGTCGAACGGGTCGATCTCCACGATCCACCCGAACCTGTTGACCTCGTTCGGGTGCTTGGCCAGGTCGAAGCGCTCCTCCACGCGGTCGAACCGGCGGCTGGAGGAGGGGGTGCCGGTGGTGATCGAGTAACGCGTGATGTAGAGCTTCTGCGCCTCTGGCACCTTGTCGCCGTTGACGAAGTACTGGTTGAAGTTCTCCTCGGCGGTCAGCACCGTGCCCCACGGGGTGGTGCCGCCCGCGCAGTTGTTCAGCATGCCGATGGGCGTGGTGCCCTTCGGGTCGGCGGCCGTCTTGAGCAGGTCGCTGCCGGCGGCGGGGCCGCTGAAGCGCATCGGGGTCTGGGCGGTGATGCGCCGGTTGTAGCGGCGGCGGCCCTTGGTGACCAGCTTCCACTGACCGGTGTTGCCGGCGCGCTCGATCTCCACGACCGAGCCGCCGTGCGCGGCCAGCCCGATCCTGATCTGCTCCTCGGTCGCGGCCGTGCCCCCGGTGTAACCGCGGAACATCAGGCTCTCGTCGGAGTACTCGTGGTTGACCCACATCAGGGCGCGGTCGCGGCCCATCGGGAACACGGTCACGAAGTCACAGTTGTAGCCGAACTGCTTGCTCTGGGCGTCGGCGGTCTGGTTCTCGAAGTCGAACGCCGGCGCGTCGGGCAGCACCGGGTCGCCCCAGCGCACGACCACGGAGGACTGGTAGCCGTCCGGGATGGTCAGCGCGTCATCCGTGTTCGGCTGCACGGGGGTGAAGCGGATGTCACTGCCGCCACCGCCGTTCCAGCCCCTGGCGGCCGCCTCGGGCTCGTCGGCCAGGGCCGGCACGGCGCCCGCCACGCCCGCGCCCACCACGACGGCGCCGAGCGCGCCGGCGCGCAGCACGCCGCGCCGCGACAGCGCCTCCTTCACCACGTCGCCGAAGTAGGCGTTGTCAGTGGTGTTGGCCACGTCATGCGCGCACGCGTTTCCGCAGCGGAACTGACAGGTCAACGCGGAACGGCCACCTTTGTGCGGGGTGGAGAGCAGCGGCAGCAGCCGCGGCCCCGCGTTGGGGTTCGCCACAGGTCCTCCAGATATGTGCGCGGTTGTACCGCCGGGAGGCTACGTTCGCTGTCGAAACCGGAGGTGAACGAAGACCTCCGTCTCGATGAACGCTTCCCGGGAGAGAATGGCGGGGTGCCACCACGCAAGATGGACCAGGAGAAGCTGAGGGCGGCCCTCGACGGCCAGCTCGTCGCGCTCGACGAGCCCGCCTACGACGGGCCCGCGTCCGGGCTGGCCGGCGCGCTCGTGGCCGCCGTGCTGGCGGCCTACGACCGGGGGCTGCGGCCCGAGCGCGACGCGGCCAGGATGGCGGTGCGCCACCTGCTCGACAGGCTGGCGAGCACGGCGCCCGGGCGGACGGTCGAGGTGCGGGTGCCGCCGTACGCCGCCGTGCAGGCCATCGAGGGGCCCCGGCACACGCGCGGCACGCCGCCCAACGTGGTCGAGATGGATGGGCGGACCTGGATCGAGCTCGCGCTCGGGCGGCTGACCTGGGACGAGGCCATGGCCAACGGCGCGGTGTCGGCCAGCGGCGCCCGAGCCGACCTATCCGGATATTTGCCGCTTTAGCGGGTGCCGCTCATCCACGGGAACTTGCTCTCGAAGCATCGGTCCGCGAGCTGGCCCGGCAGGTGGGCGCACTCCTGCACCACGTTCCAGAACCAGATGGCCACGATCGCGAACAGGATCAGCGACAGGACGCTGATCGCGATGCCGGCCAGGGCGCGGCCCTTGCCCGCGTGCTTGGCCAGCGCCACCCAGCCGAAGACGATCGACAGGATCGCGGTGATCAGGCCGGTGAAGCAGACGAACACCAGGAAGGGGCTGGCTACGCCGAGCACGAGGGAGGCCGTGGCCAGGCCGCTGCCCGGCTTCTCCTGCTCGTACTGGCCGTATTGCCCGTACTGGCCTGGCTGACCGTACTGGCCTGGCTGTCCCGACTGTCCCGGCTGGCCTGGCTGGCCGTACTGGCCGTACGGGGTCTGCTGGCCGTACGGGGTCTG
The nucleotide sequence above comes from Nonomuraea gerenzanensis. Encoded proteins:
- a CDS encoding sterol carrier family protein encodes the protein MPPRKMDQEKLRAALDGQLVALDEPAYDGPASGLAGALVAAVLAAYDRGLRPERDAARMAVRHLLDRLASTAPGRTVEVRVPPYAAVQAIEGPRHTRGTPPNVVEMDGRTWIELALGRLTWDEAMANGAVSASGARADLSGYLPL
- a CDS encoding TetR/AcrR family transcriptional regulator; the encoded protein is MGKLTAQAIAERALEIGDTEGLDAVTIRRLATDLGVTPMALYWHYKNKEQLLIGMADHLIGGFAPGPADDRPWQAQLRDLAEGLIRTLRTHPCAKNVLEQIDPVAVPSFLAVWDQALGLARAAGFGVDESCLITKYLLQSAIAIADAPVHGQAEPDRAERVRAKQVGLQTLPADRYPYLVEMAGPLVNGTDPVLYDTFGVDLVLGGIEALAARR
- a CDS encoding ABC transporter ATP-binding protein — protein: MSMEVTAWHQLYSMNNKPERRSVSRATLRRIGAFARPHRRKISFFLLLSVVTAGLAVGAPLLAGRVVDAIFTGEPIGVVVTVALAIAGLAIAEAGLGLLNRWLSAGLGEDLILDLRTAVFDHVQRMPVAFFMRTRTGALVSRLNNDVIGAQRAFTDTLSGVVGNLVTLMLTLVAMIGISWQITLLALLLLPVFVLPARRMGTRIARLRREAADHNAAMGTQMTERFSAPGATLVKLFGRPAHESAEFASRARRVRDIGVRSAMTQSAFVTALTLVSALALALVYGLGGFYALAGQLAPGALVSMAMLLTRLYAPLTALASARVDVMSAVVSFERVFEVLDLKPLIQDKPDAREVPDGPVTVEFDDVRFAYPSADKVSLASLEEVATLDTRGGVEVLHGVSFRAEPGQMVALVGSSGAGKSTIAQLLPRLYDVDSGAVRLGGVDVRDLSADSIRDTLGMVTQDGHLFHETIRANLLLARPEASEEEIWDALTRARLATLIRSLPDGLDTMVGERGYRLSGGERQRLTIARLLLARPRVVILDEATAALDSTSEAAVQAALGEALEGRTAVVIAHRLSTVRAADLILVIEDGRVVERGTHAELLAAGGRYEELYRTQFEDPTVSGVVAA
- a CDS encoding methylenetetrahydrofolate reductase, which codes for MPFELICEIEPPTKPDLKHVRHQIGTMSKIASAFLIPDNHIGRATVSSVAVAHEVEAMGGRGIACLNSRDRNLLGLRRDLLTAAAYGVDQFLFVYGDKPTSGNRTSDLNVRSMIDEARAFSPGFRVGAAAGLRPLPAWKRTADFLFSQVSFSVEEQLRWREEHPVDVPVYAGVMVLASERHARTLAAAIPDIALPEKLIEAVAADRMAGVEAACEQVLALRDSGAFAGVHLVPVARYRDVESRLAAAL
- a CDS encoding MFS transporter produces the protein MVALTPQDDTRMRYAWQVCAVTSLGLVLIGIAGSTLNVALPTVVRHFHADALESNWILLSFLLVNTASLVFFGRVADLLGRREVYLAGFALFTVASLLAGLSPSVWFLIAMRVLQAIGAAMILANGTVIITDAFPPDRLSQGMGVYIGTLSVAQLAGPTLGGLIAEAAGWQWIFWVNVPAGLLALGVGAAILRKMPRQPKEPVDGLGNVLVFAALSALLLALSTAGSSGLSSPVVLVGAGLFVLLVPLTVWAERRAPNPVLDLRLFGGRLLTCANLASFCNALARSALILVVALYFQAARGVDAFEAGLSVLPVPVGIGLASPIVGLLGQRVSPYALSIGGAVLSAAGLGTLMLTADPATPYWVIGIGLFVAGCGSGTFLTGNTTQVMRALPAGSLGVVNGFRVMVMNVGIVISVGLSLSVLTASVGPAVRAQVYAGTLSTLSPVAVGQLMDGFQRAYAVLFCVALLGALLAAFARPQSAAARRDSTSR
- a CDS encoding MFS transporter, with protein sequence MRWWALVAVTLGTFMTYLDNNVGNVALPTIQRELGLTISGLEWIVSSYILVFAGLMLAGGRLADVLGARRVFLGGLAVFTLASLAAGLATSGGMLIAARAVQGVGAALLTPTTLALITQLFPDPAERGRAVGIWSASGALSMALGPTLGGLISENLHWGWIYLINVPIGVVTGGLALWAVRPAFTRVRRGLDLPGLALSALALFALTFALIEGESLGWASAPILAAFGAFAAAAALFVLVETRAAEPMIAVSLFRSRVFTGGVLTSGIWSFGVFGIYFFSALWLQNVLGFSPTQAGASFVPMALVMGVMAILSQQVSARLGIGRTVALGMALMGIAIYLISRVGADGDFTDVAPWFILYGLGGGLLVPLTSAILNGMPKERSGVASGVLNVSREVFGLLGITVLGALLTARQNASGLPPLPAFLDGYRFTLVVAAVVVLAAIPVALYSLRPRPETMEPQAATTPETVGSSN
- a CDS encoding PhoX family protein, with translation MANPNAGPRLLPLLSTPHKGGRSALTCQFRCGNACAHDVANTTDNAYFGDVVKEALSRRGVLRAGALGAVVVGAGVAGAVPALADEPEAAARGWNGGGGSDIRFTPVQPNTDDALTIPDGYQSSVVVRWGDPVLPDAPAFDFENQTADAQSKQFGYNCDFVTVFPMGRDRALMWVNHEYSDESLMFRGYTGGTAATEEQIRIGLAAHGGSVVEIERAGNTGQWKLVTKGRRRYNRRITAQTPMRFSGPAAGSDLLKTAADPKGTTPIGMLNNCAGGTTPWGTVLTAEENFNQYFVNGDKVPEAQKLYITRYSITTGTPSSSRRFDRVEERFDLAKHPNEVNRFGWIVEIDPFDPDSTPIKRTALGRFAHEAATTTLARDGRLVVYMGDDSRFEYIYKFVSKDRYIPGFDRHNRALLDEGTLYVAKFTGDSPAAELDGSGKLPSDGQFDGYGEWKPLVSGNRSFVDGMTAQEVLVYTRSAADKVEGGATKMDRPEDVERNPVTGGVYVALTNNTNRTAAQVDEANPRPSNKHGHVLEIVERRNDAGEQTFAWSLPLVCGDPNDPATYFAGFDKTKVSPISCPDNVTFDKDGNLWISTDGNALEKNDGLFVMPVRGKERGYVRQFLTVPIGAETCGPLVSDDQRSVFVAVQHPGETDDASPETPSSHWPDGGSSQPRPSVAVVWHARNKKIGA